The Microcystis aeruginosa NIES-843 sequence AAACAAGCGATCGCTGCTTTAGGAGAAAATATTCAGGTGCGTCGTTTCCAACGCTTTGTACTAGGTGAAGGGATCGAAAAAGAAGAAACGGATTTCGCCGCCGAAGTAGCCGCCCAAATGGGACAAAAAGCCCCGGAACCGGTAGCAGCCGCCCCGCAAGTGGAGGAAAAAGCCCCGGAACCGGCAGCGAAGGATAATCCGCCCGCTAAAGGCAAAAAGAAAAAGTAAGTTCAATGAAGATAAATCTGGTGGGGTGCGAGTTTCGTACCCTTTTTGTCTTCAGGGAATTATGAATTATTTGCACTCGTGGTCCCTAGAGGTTGTCGAACGGAAAAAAATGCAGATTCAGGACAAAATCACCGAAATAGCCGCTAAAACAGCGAAAGCGATCGAACTTTCTCAAAATTATTTACTTTCTACCCAATACTCTGAGGGTTACTGGTGGGCAGAATTAGAATCTAATGTCACCATCACCTCAGAAGCAATTTTACTGCACAAAATCTGGAAAACTGACAAAAATCGCCCCCTAGACAAAGCAGCCACCTATCTGCGTCAGCAACAGTGTCCTAACGGCGCTTGGGAGTTATTTTATGGTGATGGTGGCGATCTTAGCACCACTGTGGAAGCCTACATGGGGCTGCGACTATTGGGAATTCCCGCTAATGATCCTGCTTTAGAAAAAGCTAGAGAATTTATCTTAGCTAAAGGTGGCATCAGCAAAACCCGCATTTTCACCAAAATGCACCTCGCTTTGATTGGTTGTTACGATTGGCAGGGGGTTCCCTCTATCCCCGCTTGGATTATGCTACTGCCGGAAAATTTCCCTTTTACTATCTATGAAATGTCCAGTTGGGCGCGGGGAAGTACGGTTCCTTTATTAATTGTTTTCGACAAAAAACCCGTGTATAAAATGGGTTTTAATCTCGATGAACTCTATACAGAAGGGGTGAATAATGTCAAGTATGAGTTACCAAAAAATAACGATTGGGCGGATGTTTTCCTCTGGTTAGATGGGCTGTTTAAATGGGCAGAAAAAACTGATTTAGTTCCCTTCCGTCAAGAAAGTCTGAAAGCGGCGGAAAAATGGGTAATTGAACGACAGGAAGACACAGGCGATTGGGGGGGAATTATCCCGGCGATGTTAAATTCCCTATTAGCTTTAAAAGCCCTAGGTTATGATGTTTACGATCCGATTGTTGCCCGCGGTTTAAAAGCCGTGGATAATTTTGCCATTGAGACAGATAATACCTATTGTGTACAGCCCTGTGTGTCGCCGGTTTGGGATACGGCTTGGGTAATTCGATCGCTAATTGAATCCGGTCTAAATCCCGCTCATCCAGCTATGATTAAAGCGGGACAATGGTTAATCGATCAACAAATTCTTGATTATGGCGATTGGGCGATTAAAAATAAAATCGGAACCCCCGGGGGTTGGGCTTTTGAATTTGACAATCGCTGGTATCCCGATTTAGACGATTCGGCAGTGGTGGTGATGGCTTTAGAGTTAATTAAAATGCCCGATGAAAATATTAAAAAAGCTGTGATGAAACGGGCAGTTAATTGGATGGCTACTATGCAGTGTAAAGCTGGTGGTTGGGGAGCTTTTGACATCGATAATGACCAAAACTGGCTTAATTCTTTGCCCTATGCCGATCTAAAAGCAATGATCGATCCTAATACAGCCGATGTTACCGCCAGAGTTCTAGAAATGTTAGGTACTTGTGATGTTAAAATGGAGGAAAATCGAGTTAAAAAAG is a genomic window containing:
- the shc gene encoding squalene--hopene cyclase, whose translation is MQIQDKITEIAAKTAKAIELSQNYLLSTQYSEGYWWAELESNVTITSEAILLHKIWKTDKNRPLDKAATYLRQQQCPNGAWELFYGDGGDLSTTVEAYMGLRLLGIPANDPALEKAREFILAKGGISKTRIFTKMHLALIGCYDWQGVPSIPAWIMLLPENFPFTIYEMSSWARGSTVPLLIVFDKKPVYKMGFNLDELYTEGVNNVKYELPKNNDWADVFLWLDGLFKWAEKTDLVPFRQESLKAAEKWVIERQEDTGDWGGIIPAMLNSLLALKALGYDVYDPIVARGLKAVDNFAIETDNTYCVQPCVSPVWDTAWVIRSLIESGLNPAHPAMIKAGQWLIDQQILDYGDWAIKNKIGTPGGWAFEFDNRWYPDLDDSAVVVMALELIKMPDENIKKAVMKRAVNWMATMQCKAGGWGAFDIDNDQNWLNSLPYADLKAMIDPNTADVTARVLEMLGTCDVKMEENRVKKALDYLEKEQEADGSWFGRWGVNYIYGTSGALSALAFLEPNKYRHQLQKGANWLSSCQNVDGGWGETCFSYNNPKFKGQGNSTASQTAWALIGLLAVGKVTGNYQREVIEKGVNYLLVTQKENGTWDEDYFTGTGFPCHFYLKYHFYQQYFPLLALGRYRALI